A single region of the Vibrio cyclitrophicus genome encodes:
- a CDS encoding adenosine deaminase → MDSFIKNLPKVELHLHIEGTLEPELMFELAKRNNVSIPFENPDQVRDAYQFHNLQSFLDIYYQGANVLLHQQDFYDLTWAYLLKCQQDNVVHTEIFFDPQTHTERGIVFEVIISGITRALNQAEQELGISSQLIMCFLRHLDEDSAFETLKQALPYKDKIIAVGLDSSEQGNPPEKFKHVFQEAINQGFLTVAHAGEEGPAQNITDALSLLGITRIDHGVRCVEDENLMEQLIAKRTPLTVCPLSNTKLKVFETMQEHNIVELLRKGLCVTINSDDPAYFGGYMNDNFLAVANAHPVTKNELAQFSINAIEASFISPNAKEDLITQVRQYLAANT, encoded by the coding sequence ATGGATAGCTTCATCAAAAATTTACCGAAGGTTGAGCTGCACTTACACATAGAAGGCACATTAGAACCAGAGCTGATGTTCGAGCTTGCCAAGCGTAATAACGTGTCGATTCCCTTTGAAAACCCAGACCAAGTGCGAGACGCGTACCAATTCCACAATCTTCAGTCCTTTCTCGATATCTATTACCAAGGCGCTAACGTGCTACTCCACCAGCAGGATTTCTACGACCTGACTTGGGCTTACCTACTGAAATGCCAGCAAGATAATGTGGTTCATACTGAGATATTCTTCGACCCTCAAACTCACACTGAACGCGGCATTGTCTTTGAAGTCATCATAAGCGGAATCACTCGAGCTTTGAATCAAGCGGAGCAAGAGCTTGGTATCAGCAGCCAACTGATCATGTGTTTTCTGCGTCACCTTGATGAAGACAGCGCTTTTGAAACGCTCAAACAAGCCCTTCCTTATAAAGATAAGATCATAGCGGTTGGGTTAGATTCATCAGAACAGGGCAATCCGCCAGAGAAGTTTAAACATGTATTCCAAGAAGCGATCAACCAAGGCTTTCTGACTGTCGCACACGCCGGAGAAGAAGGCCCAGCACAAAATATTACCGACGCACTGAGCTTGTTAGGCATTACCCGAATTGATCATGGCGTTCGCTGTGTTGAAGATGAAAACTTGATGGAACAGCTAATCGCTAAACGCACACCGCTGACGGTCTGCCCGCTGTCGAATACCAAGCTCAAGGTGTTTGAGACCATGCAAGAACACAACATCGTCGAGTTGCTGAGAAAAGGGCTGTGCGTCACCATCAATTCCGATGATCCGGCTTACTTCGGCGGCTATATGAATGATAACTTCCTAGCCGTCGCCAATGCTCACCCAGTGACCAAAAACGAATTAGCGCAATTCAGTATTAATGCCATCGAAGCCAGTTTCATCTCGCCTAACGCCAAAGAAGATCTCATCACACAGGTACGCCAATACCTTGCTGCGAATACTTAA
- a CDS encoding substrate-binding domain-containing protein produces MATIKDVAKEAGVSVATVSRVINKSPKASASSVESVTKAMSKLGYRPNANARALVSQSTNTVGVLVGDISDPFFGTLVKAVDNVARENGKHILVGNGSHDREEERQAIELLINSRCDALVIHSKGLTDEELIAYAKEVKGLVLINRYIAEIANRCIFLDNKKGAYLATEYLIRHGHKNIACIASSHSIEDADERIQGYLAALSDYKIALSDSYIEYSAPTSDGGEYAMTNLLTKSLPITGIVAYNDYMAAGALSVLDENGIQAPDKMSIIGFDDGLIARYVHPKLTTIRYPIQMMAEKATRLALHLAKGENTSTEPMMFSPTLVRRNSVEKV; encoded by the coding sequence ATGGCAACAATTAAAGATGTAGCAAAGGAAGCTGGTGTTTCTGTTGCAACCGTATCTCGAGTGATCAACAAGTCTCCTAAGGCGAGTGCAAGCTCGGTAGAGTCTGTAACTAAAGCGATGTCTAAACTCGGCTATCGTCCGAATGCCAATGCTCGTGCACTGGTAAGCCAAAGCACGAACACTGTTGGTGTACTAGTCGGTGACATCTCCGATCCCTTTTTTGGCACGCTGGTTAAGGCTGTCGATAATGTCGCTCGTGAGAACGGAAAACATATCCTTGTCGGCAATGGCTCACACGATCGTGAAGAAGAGAGACAAGCGATTGAATTGCTGATTAACAGCCGTTGCGACGCCTTGGTGATCCACTCGAAAGGCCTAACTGACGAAGAACTGATTGCCTATGCAAAAGAAGTCAAAGGCTTAGTGCTGATCAATCGCTATATTGCTGAGATAGCCAACCGTTGTATTTTCTTGGACAACAAGAAAGGCGCGTATCTTGCGACTGAATATCTGATCCGTCATGGTCATAAAAATATTGCCTGTATCGCTTCATCGCACAGCATTGAAGATGCCGATGAGCGTATCCAAGGTTACTTAGCGGCACTCTCAGATTACAAAATAGCGCTATCTGACAGCTATATTGAATACTCAGCGCCCACCAGTGACGGTGGCGAATACGCCATGACTAACCTTCTGACTAAATCGCTGCCAATCACTGGTATTGTGGCGTACAACGATTACATGGCAGCTGGTGCTTTGTCTGTCCTTGATGAAAACGGTATTCAAGCGCCGGACAAAATGTCGATCATCGGTTTCGATGATGGCTTGATTGCCCGCTATGTTCATCCAAAGCTCACCACTATTCGCTACCCGATTCAGATGATGGCAGAGAAAGCGACACGACTCGCATTGCACTTAGCCAAAGGTGAAAACACCTCAACTGAGCCAATGATGTTCTCTCCAACTCTGGTACGTCGTAATTCGGTAGAGAAAGTCTAA
- a CDS encoding tRNA-binding protein: MDTVSYGDFAKLEMRVGKIIEVVRHENADKLYIVQVDIGDKTLQTVTSLVPYYTEEELMGKQVVVLCNLAKAKMRGHTSECMLLCAETEDESESVLLTPERAMSAGIRVV, from the coding sequence ATGGATACTGTCTCTTATGGTGACTTTGCTAAGTTAGAAATGCGTGTGGGTAAGATCATTGAAGTTGTGCGTCATGAAAACGCCGACAAACTGTACATCGTGCAAGTGGATATCGGTGACAAGACGCTACAAACGGTGACCAGCCTAGTGCCTTACTACACCGAAGAAGAGTTGATGGGTAAGCAGGTTGTTGTTTTGTGTAATCTAGCGAAGGCGAAGATGAGAGGGCACACTTCTGAGTGCATGTTGTTATGTGCCGAAACGGAAGATGAATCTGAAAGTGTATTGCTGACCCCGGAACGTGCGATGTCAGCGGGTATTCGTGTCGTTTAA
- a CDS encoding DUF3332 family protein — protein MKKTISKVVALAVVSVALSGCVGSNAVTGYLMKFNLKAVDNRYARGGLNLLLAPAYGLTVAADYLVFNSLEFWTGSNPLTGAPHIFDTKVDTYLDINHQLDPSLTEAPVGPITNVNMIEKGQMQQVDENTIQMDITYQFGERATLIGVRDGEMVTYFIDGEVVAQTSIDELESYAASRA, from the coding sequence ATGAAAAAAACAATTTCAAAAGTTGTAGCACTAGCGGTGGTATCTGTTGCTTTATCTGGCTGTGTTGGTAGCAACGCAGTAACGGGTTACCTAATGAAGTTCAACCTTAAAGCCGTTGATAACCGTTATGCTCGTGGCGGCTTAAACTTATTGTTAGCTCCAGCTTACGGTCTAACAGTTGCTGCAGATTACCTAGTGTTTAACTCTCTAGAGTTCTGGACTGGTAGCAACCCATTAACGGGTGCGCCGCACATCTTTGATACTAAGGTTGATACTTACCTTGATATTAACCATCAATTAGATCCGTCTCTAACGGAAGCGCCTGTAGGTCCTATCACCAATGTAAACATGATCGAAAAAGGTCAGATGCAGCAGGTTGATGAAAACACAATCCAAATGGATATCACTTACCAATTTGGTGAGCGAGCGACACTAATCGGTGTTCGTGATGGTGAGATGGTGACGTACTTCATCGATGGCGAAGTGGTTGCACAAACTTCAATTGATGAATTAGAGAGCTACGCAGCTTCACGCGCTTAA
- a CDS encoding NCS2 family permease: MFEKLFKLSENGTNVRTEIIAGLTTFLTMAYIIFVNPMILADAGMDHGAVFVATCLAAAIGCFIMGFVANYPIAQAPGMGLNAFFTYAVVMGMGYTWQVALAAVFVSGVIFIFLSIFKIREWIINSIPMSLRVGISAGIGLFLAFIALGNAGIVVSNPATKVSLGDITAIAPMLGALGFFLTIALVHRGVKGAVMIAILAITAIGIAIGDVQYGGIMSTPPSLAPTFMQLDFSAVFEIGMISVVFAFLFVDLFDTAGTLVGVATKANLIKEDGKLPRLNKALLADSTATSIGALLGTSNTTSYVESVAGVAEGGRTGLTAVVVGILFLLALFFSPLAGMIPAYATSGALFYVAILMMSGLVGIDWRDLTEAAPVVVTCLLMPLTYSIAEGISLGFIAYAAIKLLSGKGRDVSPAVWVMSAIFILKYIFA, translated from the coding sequence ATGTTCGAAAAGCTATTCAAACTCAGTGAAAATGGCACCAATGTGCGCACTGAAATCATCGCAGGTCTAACAACCTTCCTAACAATGGCTTACATTATTTTTGTAAACCCAATGATTCTAGCTGATGCTGGTATGGACCATGGCGCTGTATTTGTAGCAACCTGTTTAGCAGCTGCTATTGGCTGTTTCATCATGGGCTTTGTTGCTAACTATCCAATTGCTCAAGCTCCAGGCATGGGTTTGAACGCATTCTTTACCTACGCTGTTGTAATGGGTATGGGATATACGTGGCAAGTTGCTCTGGCAGCGGTTTTCGTATCAGGCGTAATCTTCATCTTCTTAAGTATCTTTAAGATCCGTGAATGGATTATCAACTCGATCCCTATGTCTCTGCGTGTTGGTATTTCTGCGGGTATCGGCCTTTTCCTTGCGTTTATCGCACTTGGTAATGCAGGCATCGTTGTTTCTAACCCTGCAACTAAGGTTTCACTTGGCGATATCACTGCGATTGCGCCAATGTTAGGTGCGCTTGGTTTCTTCCTGACTATTGCTCTTGTTCACCGCGGTGTGAAGGGTGCGGTAATGATTGCAATTCTAGCAATCACGGCTATCGGTATTGCAATAGGTGACGTTCAATACGGCGGTATCATGTCTACACCACCAAGCCTTGCACCGACATTCATGCAGCTTGATTTCTCTGCTGTATTTGAAATCGGTATGATTTCAGTGGTATTTGCATTCTTGTTCGTCGATTTGTTCGATACAGCAGGCACTCTGGTTGGTGTTGCAACGAAAGCAAACCTAATCAAAGAAGACGGCAAACTCCCTCGCTTGAACAAAGCACTGCTTGCTGACTCTACAGCAACATCTATTGGTGCACTGCTAGGTACATCAAACACAACGTCTTATGTTGAGAGTGTTGCAGGTGTCGCTGAAGGCGGTCGTACCGGTCTAACTGCTGTTGTGGTTGGCATCTTATTCCTACTGGCTCTTTTCTTCTCGCCACTTGCAGGTATGATTCCGGCTTACGCAACATCAGGTGCACTTTTCTATGTGGCAATTCTGATGATGTCTGGCCTAGTTGGCATTGATTGGCGTGATCTTACGGAAGCTGCACCAGTCGTGGTAACATGTCTGCTTATGCCGCTGACGTACTCTATCGCTGAGGGTATCTCATTAGGTTTCATCGCTTACGCTGCAATTAAGCTGCTAAGTGGTAAAGGTCGCGACGTTTCACCTGCTGTGTGGGTAATGTCGGCTATCTTTATTCTTAAATACATTTTCGCTTAA
- a CDS encoding NnrS family protein, which translates to MLNITDKSVEDAIPAYLRLGFRPFFFLGSLYAVIAIVAWVIMFQSGQPEMLKVPALWWHVHEMLFGFSMAIVVGFVLTAVQTWTGVNGTKHYRLAALVGLWLAPRILFWTPAPLWLTSSVEALFLIFAAYEIGFRVVKSKGWKNLFFVPLFILAIVANFASYATIKGMPPFPSSAVWQAMLWWFTLLLSVMGGRVIPFFTARRFDFEKAQPLVWLEWLANLPLVGLFVLSFFPLTFAQVGNELMVLAGVTQLVRFIRWKPWTTLSEPLVWSLHAAYLCIPLSLLLRGLLDNPFASHNMLHLFAIGGLSGLILAMITRVTMGHTGRAIYKGPSMALAFSAIFITALVRSLGVTFFPAYLFEMVNISAGLWTLAFGLFIWKFGMMLLTPRVDGHPG; encoded by the coding sequence TTGTTAAATATCACAGATAAAAGTGTAGAAGACGCGATTCCAGCCTATCTTCGTTTGGGTTTTAGACCTTTCTTCTTTTTAGGCAGTCTCTATGCTGTGATCGCGATTGTGGCTTGGGTCATCATGTTCCAAAGCGGTCAGCCTGAAATGCTAAAAGTACCAGCGCTTTGGTGGCACGTACATGAAATGCTGTTTGGTTTCTCAATGGCAATAGTGGTCGGCTTTGTGTTAACGGCGGTACAAACATGGACGGGTGTCAACGGCACCAAGCACTATCGGCTGGCAGCTCTTGTTGGCTTATGGCTTGCACCTCGTATTCTGTTTTGGACACCGGCGCCATTGTGGTTAACCTCATCGGTTGAAGCGTTGTTCTTGATCTTTGCCGCTTACGAGATTGGTTTCCGCGTCGTGAAATCGAAAGGCTGGAAGAACCTGTTTTTTGTGCCGCTGTTTATATTGGCTATCGTGGCGAACTTTGCTAGTTACGCGACCATTAAGGGGATGCCTCCATTCCCATCGTCTGCAGTTTGGCAGGCTATGTTGTGGTGGTTTACCTTGCTGTTATCAGTGATGGGTGGGCGAGTGATCCCGTTCTTCACGGCACGTCGTTTTGATTTCGAAAAAGCACAGCCCTTGGTTTGGTTGGAATGGCTAGCCAATCTACCTTTGGTTGGGTTGTTTGTGCTGAGCTTCTTCCCATTGACCTTTGCTCAAGTCGGCAATGAGTTGATGGTATTGGCAGGTGTGACTCAGTTGGTGCGCTTTATCCGATGGAAACCTTGGACAACGCTGTCTGAACCTTTGGTGTGGTCGCTGCACGCGGCTTATCTATGTATTCCTCTAAGCTTGTTGTTACGTGGTCTGTTAGATAACCCATTTGCGAGTCATAACATGCTGCACTTGTTCGCAATTGGTGGCTTGAGCGGTTTGATACTGGCGATGATTACGCGAGTGACAATGGGACATACCGGTCGTGCTATCTATAAAGGGCCAAGTATGGCTTTGGCGTTCTCGGCTATATTTATCACGGCACTCGTTCGTAGTTTAGGTGTGACATTCTTCCCAGCGTATTTATTTGAGATGGTCAACATCAGCGCTGGTTTATGGACGTTAGCATTCGGGCTGTTTATCTGGAAATTTGGGATGATGCTGTTAACGCCAAGGGTGGATGGTCACCCGGGCTAA
- a CDS encoding DUF3622 domain-containing protein has protein sequence MSKNKKFDIRLTEKRNGWCAEITRQVTSRSTTVSKRESGFETEVLAQEWAEKELASFIANQAERNERKSEQRKERDELRHTKELKAEQAREARAKARAEEQEDAE, from the coding sequence ATGTCTAAGAACAAAAAATTTGATATCCGCCTTACAGAAAAACGCAACGGTTGGTGTGCAGAGATTACTCGTCAAGTAACGTCTCGCAGCACTACAGTATCTAAGCGTGAATCTGGTTTCGAAACTGAAGTTCTAGCACAAGAGTGGGCAGAGAAAGAGCTAGCATCTTTCATCGCTAACCAAGCTGAACGTAACGAGCGTAAATCAGAGCAGCGTAAAGAGCGTGACGAACTACGTCACACTAAAGAGCTTAAAGCTGAGCAAGCACGTGAAGCGCGCGCTAAAGCTCGTGCAGAAGAGCAAGAAGACGCTGAATAA
- a CDS encoding aminoacyl-histidine dipeptidase, which translates to MSEFHSEISKLSPAPIWQFFDKICSIPHPSKHEEELAQYIIAWATEQGLDVRRDPTGNVFIKKPATAGMENKKGVVLQAHIDMVPQKNEDTVHDFAKDPIQPYIDGEWVTAKGTTLGADNGMGMASCLAVLASNEIQHGPIEVLLTVDEEAGMTGAFGLEAGWLEGDILLNTDSEQEGEVYMGCAGGIDGAMTFEIARNAIPADFVTRKLTLKGLKGGHSGCDIHTGRANANKLLARFLAGHAKELDLRIVEFKGGSLRNAIPREGFVTVAVPAANQEKLASLYNYYTELLSTELGKVEDSIVTFNEEASVEMGALASADQARFIAALNACPNGVIRMSDEIEGVVETSLNVGVITTEENSITVLCLIRSLIDSGRSQVESMLNSVAELAGANIAFSGAYPGWKPDADSEIMHIFRDMYEGIYGHKPNIMVIHAGLECGLFKEPYPNMDMVSFGPTIKFPHSPDEKVKIDTVELFWNQMVALLEAIPEKA; encoded by the coding sequence GTGTCTGAATTCCATTCTGAGATCAGTAAATTATCCCCTGCCCCTATCTGGCAGTTCTTCGATAAGATTTGCTCAATCCCACACCCTTCTAAGCATGAAGAAGAGCTTGCTCAATACATTATTGCTTGGGCAACAGAGCAAGGCCTAGATGTACGTCGTGACCCAACGGGCAACGTATTCATCAAAAAGCCAGCAACGGCGGGTATGGAAAACAAAAAAGGTGTGGTGCTACAAGCTCACATCGATATGGTTCCACAAAAGAACGAAGACACAGTTCATGACTTCGCTAAAGATCCAATCCAACCATACATTGATGGTGAGTGGGTTACAGCTAAAGGCACAACGCTTGGCGCTGATAACGGCATGGGCATGGCTTCTTGCCTAGCGGTTCTTGCTTCAAACGAAATCCAACACGGCCCTATCGAAGTTCTACTAACAGTAGATGAAGAAGCGGGCATGACGGGTGCTTTCGGTCTTGAAGCGGGTTGGTTAGAAGGCGATATCCTTCTTAACACCGATTCAGAGCAAGAAGGCGAAGTGTACATGGGCTGTGCTGGCGGTATCGACGGTGCAATGACATTTGAAATTGCTCGTAACGCGATTCCAGCTGACTTCGTAACACGTAAGCTTACGCTAAAAGGCCTAAAAGGCGGTCACTCTGGTTGTGACATCCACACAGGTCGTGCAAACGCAAACAAACTGCTTGCTCGCTTCCTAGCAGGTCACGCAAAAGAGCTAGACCTTCGCATCGTCGAATTCAAAGGCGGTAGCCTTCGTAACGCGATCCCTCGTGAAGGTTTCGTAACGGTTGCTGTTCCTGCGGCAAACCAAGAAAAACTGGCTTCACTATACAACTACTACACAGAGCTGCTTTCAACAGAGCTAGGTAAAGTAGAAGACAGCATCGTGACTTTCAATGAAGAAGCTTCTGTAGAAATGGGCGCACTTGCGTCAGCAGATCAAGCTCGCTTCATTGCGGCACTTAACGCATGTCCAAACGGCGTGATTCGTATGAGTGACGAGATTGAAGGTGTTGTTGAAACGTCTCTAAACGTAGGTGTTATCACAACAGAAGAGAACTCAATTACAGTACTTTGCCTGATCCGTTCTCTTATCGATTCAGGTCGCTCACAAGTAGAAAGCATGCTGAATTCTGTTGCTGAACTAGCGGGCGCTAACATCGCCTTCTCTGGTGCTTACCCAGGTTGGAAACCAGACGCAGATTCAGAAATCATGCATATCTTCCGCGACATGTACGAAGGTATCTACGGTCATAAGCCAAACATCATGGTTATCCATGCTGGTCTTGAGTGCGGCCTATTCAAAGAACCTTACCCGAACATGGATATGGTTTCTTTCGGCCCAACCATCAAGTTCCCGCACTCTCCTGATGAGAAAGTGAAGATCGACACCGTTGAGCTATTCTGGAACCAAATGGTTGCATTGCTTGAAGCGATCCCAGAAAAAGCTTAA
- the tet(34) gene encoding oxytetracycline resistance phosphoribosyltransferase domain-containing protein Tet(34), producing the protein MSNKFVITWDNMQTYCRQLAEKQMPAEQWKGIWAVSRGGLVPGAILARELGIRHVDTICISSYDHDHQRDMTVVKAPEGDGEGFLIVEDLVDSGDTARKLREMYPKAKLIAVCAKPSGADLLDEYIVDIAQDTWIEQPWDTSLSYVEPVNRKSK; encoded by the coding sequence ATGAGCAACAAATTCGTTATCACTTGGGACAACATGCAGACTTACTGCCGTCAACTTGCTGAAAAGCAAATGCCAGCAGAGCAGTGGAAAGGCATCTGGGCTGTAAGCCGTGGTGGTTTGGTTCCTGGTGCAATCTTGGCTCGTGAACTAGGTATTCGTCACGTAGATACGATTTGTATTTCTAGCTACGACCACGATCACCAACGTGATATGACAGTCGTTAAAGCACCAGAAGGTGACGGCGAAGGCTTCCTAATCGTTGAAGACTTGGTTGATAGTGGTGACACTGCACGTAAGCTTCGCGAAATGTACCCTAAAGCGAAACTGATCGCTGTATGTGCAAAACCATCTGGCGCTGATTTGCTAGACGAGTACATTGTTGATATCGCCCAAGATACATGGATTGAGCAACCTTGGGATACTAGCCTAAGCTACGTTGAGCCAGTAAATCGCAAGTCAAAATAA
- a CDS encoding succinylglutamate desuccinylase/aspartoacylase family protein, producing the protein MARLKPNQPFELLGYTVQPGQRMEIELQAAQLYTHSPLSIPIEIIHGRQAGPTLMVNAAIHGDELNGVEIARQLTNAIDPKKLKGTLIVVPIVNVFGFIHKSRYLPDRRDLNRCFPGSEKGSLTSRIAYTFFENVAKHCDYILDLHTGAIHRTNLPQIRANLSNPETLRIAKAFATPVIIDSPLRDGSLRSEAEKLGIPVLTYEGGEALRFDHLAIRAGYLGVHQVMKEIGMLRPNRKKLPEPVLSKSTSWIRAESDGILRNMVRLGEQVEAGQTLAYISSPLGHQEGQVITTKGGIVIGQQTLPLVNEGDAVFHIAYFKQDDEEVGQSVESYIEEVAEDDWLTALNN; encoded by the coding sequence ATGGCAAGACTAAAACCTAATCAACCCTTCGAATTACTTGGTTATACTGTTCAGCCAGGACAACGAATGGAGATTGAACTGCAAGCGGCTCAGCTTTACACGCATTCTCCACTTTCGATCCCGATTGAAATTATTCACGGTCGCCAAGCAGGCCCAACACTGATGGTAAATGCGGCTATCCACGGCGATGAGCTAAACGGTGTTGAGATTGCACGACAACTGACCAATGCGATTGATCCAAAGAAACTGAAAGGGACATTGATTGTTGTGCCTATCGTTAACGTGTTTGGCTTTATCCATAAGTCTCGTTACCTACCAGATCGTCGTGACCTAAACCGTTGCTTCCCTGGCAGTGAGAAAGGGTCGTTAACATCACGCATCGCTTACACCTTCTTCGAAAACGTGGCAAAGCACTGTGATTACATTCTGGATCTACACACGGGCGCGATTCACCGTACCAATCTGCCACAGATTCGTGCAAACCTATCGAACCCTGAAACACTGCGCATCGCAAAAGCGTTCGCAACACCTGTGATCATTGATTCTCCGCTGCGTGATGGCTCACTGCGTAGCGAAGCGGAAAAACTGGGGATCCCTGTATTAACTTACGAAGGTGGTGAAGCGCTGCGTTTTGATCACCTAGCGATTCGTGCGGGTTACCTTGGCGTGCATCAAGTGATGAAAGAAATCGGCATGCTGCGTCCTAACCGTAAGAAGTTACCAGAGCCAGTATTGAGTAAATCCACCAGTTGGATCCGCGCTGAGTCAGACGGTATTTTGCGTAACATGGTAAGACTGGGTGAACAAGTTGAAGCGGGGCAAACCCTTGCTTACATCAGCTCTCCATTGGGTCACCAAGAAGGCCAAGTGATCACAACCAAAGGCGGTATCGTGATTGGTCAGCAAACTCTGCCTTTGGTCAATGAAGGTGATGCTGTGTTCCACATCGCTTACTTCAAGCAAGACGATGAAGAAGTCGGACAATCAGTAGAAAGCTACATTGAAGAAGTGGCAGAAGATGATTGGCTAACTGCGCTGAATAACTGA
- the frsA gene encoding esterase FrsA has translation MSEPEETSSNLSETLFVKHKQAKETSMLTQYMPSSEALLDEKREQQNSSWYRNLRRLQWVWQGVNPIEQEAVLARIASSDNSRTTDEWLDTVMGYRSGNWAYEWTKLGMQHQNRSNEKNGEEMAEELFSASLCFSIAGYPHLKNDNLAAQAQVLANAAYSEAIKHTKLIVKQIDIPYQNKKIKANLHLTKTDKPQPVVIVSAGLDSLQTDMWRLFRDYLAPKNIAMLTVDMPSIGHSAHWPLTEDSSCLHQAVLNELPNIPWVDHHKVGLFGFRFGGNAMVRLSFLEQHKIKACISLGAPIHDIFVHADKLKQMPKMHLDVLASRLGKGAVDINSLSGQLMAWSLKVQGLLSNSKTRVPILALALEGDPVSPPMDNQLVAIYSDYGKAKKIKAKSITQGYEQSLELAIKWLEDELFR, from the coding sequence ATGTCTGAACCAGAAGAAACGAGCTCGAACCTTTCGGAAACTTTGTTTGTAAAGCACAAGCAGGCCAAAGAGACCTCAATGTTGACACAATACATGCCTAGCTCTGAAGCGTTATTGGATGAGAAGCGTGAACAGCAAAACTCATCATGGTACCGAAACCTAAGACGTCTTCAGTGGGTATGGCAAGGCGTTAATCCAATAGAGCAAGAAGCGGTATTGGCTCGCATCGCGTCATCTGATAACTCTCGTACAACCGATGAGTGGCTTGATACGGTCATGGGTTACCGAAGCGGTAACTGGGCATACGAATGGACCAAGCTGGGTATGCAACATCAAAATCGTTCTAATGAAAAGAACGGTGAAGAGATGGCTGAAGAGCTATTTTCAGCATCGCTGTGCTTCAGTATTGCGGGTTACCCACATCTGAAGAACGACAACTTGGCAGCTCAGGCTCAAGTGTTGGCCAACGCAGCCTATTCTGAAGCGATCAAGCACACTAAGTTGATCGTCAAACAGATTGATATTCCATACCAAAACAAGAAGATCAAAGCGAACTTGCATCTAACCAAGACAGACAAACCGCAACCGGTTGTGATTGTCAGCGCGGGTTTAGATAGCTTGCAAACGGACATGTGGCGCTTGTTTAGGGATTATTTAGCGCCTAAGAACATTGCGATGCTAACGGTAGACATGCCATCGATAGGGCACAGTGCGCATTGGCCGTTAACGGAAGACTCATCTTGCCTTCACCAAGCTGTTCTAAATGAATTACCTAATATTCCATGGGTAGATCACCACAAAGTTGGCTTGTTTGGTTTCCGCTTTGGTGGCAATGCGATGGTGAGACTATCTTTCCTTGAGCAGCATAAGATTAAAGCGTGTATCTCTTTAGGCGCGCCAATTCACGACATCTTTGTTCATGCCGACAAACTGAAACAGATGCCTAAGATGCATCTAGATGTGTTGGCCTCGCGTCTTGGTAAAGGGGCGGTCGATATCAATAGCCTTTCTGGGCAGTTGATGGCGTGGTCACTCAAGGTGCAAGGTTTGCTATCCAACAGTAAAACCCGTGTTCCAATCTTGGCATTGGCTTTGGAAGGCGACCCGGTTTCACCGCCAATGGATAATCAACTGGTTGCTATTTACAGTGATTACGGAAAAGCGAAGAAAATCAAAGCTAAGTCAATTACACAAGGTTATGAGCAATCCCTCGAATTGGCGATAAAGTGGCTTGAGGATGAATTATTTAGATGA
- a CDS encoding gamma-glutamylcyclotransferase: MYIFGYGSLINSSSRQLTGQTGQAIPAIVHGLIRHWSKIDDSYVLSPLIVNLGEGQVNGVLLEVDDIALAEFDRRERGYHRIELKASQIESQNEFKQEQSIWVYIKDEIEAPCENSPIVQTYVDTVLAGCLEVSESFAAHFVKHTQGWHHPLENDRHQPKYGNLAGVSDHHHSVIDGLILTVRS; the protein is encoded by the coding sequence ATGTATATTTTTGGTTATGGCAGCTTAATCAACTCATCTTCACGCCAGCTTACCGGTCAGACAGGGCAAGCGATCCCTGCAATTGTTCATGGCTTAATTCGCCATTGGAGCAAGATCGATGACAGCTATGTATTATCACCTTTGATCGTCAATCTTGGCGAGGGACAAGTGAATGGTGTGTTGCTTGAGGTGGATGATATTGCACTGGCTGAATTTGATCGCCGTGAGCGTGGTTATCACCGAATCGAATTAAAGGCCTCTCAGATAGAAAGCCAAAATGAGTTTAAACAAGAGCAATCGATCTGGGTTTACATCAAAGACGAGATTGAAGCACCTTGCGAAAACAGCCCTATCGTTCAAACCTACGTCGATACGGTATTAGCAGGATGTTTAGAAGTGTCTGAAAGCTTTGCAGCGCACTTTGTTAAACACACACAAGGTTGGCATCACCCATTAGAAAATGATCGCCACCAACCTAAATACGGCAACCTTGCTGGGGTTTCCGATCACCACCACAGTGTAATCGATGGCTTGATACTGACCGTGCGCAGCTAG